In bacterium, one genomic interval encodes:
- a CDS encoding PD-(D/E)XK nuclease family protein, with the protein AELPQRRLWLETFLGLVPGLVRVEAERAATWAPRALEAPFELPLAELRRWTDALAAATGEEPAPDLPDRGEPILLRGVVDRIDAHRETGELAVLDYKTGALPTGRAVERLDELQIILYAAAVECGAVAAVAGGPVATGAYYGVHADGQGPPPRPHLPADEAGRRLLARGGAELVRLALGAADPDGAFPLLPREWAGQGPAALPCATCDFRGVCRIEELVVPAATARKLDKLVNRKDPV; encoded by the coding sequence CGGCCGAGTTGCCCCAGCGACGCCTCTGGCTCGAGACCTTCCTCGGTCTCGTGCCGGGTCTGGTGCGCGTCGAGGCCGAGCGGGCCGCCACCTGGGCGCCGCGCGCCCTCGAGGCGCCCTTCGAGCTGCCCCTGGCCGAGCTCCGGCGCTGGACCGACGCGCTGGCCGCCGCCACCGGCGAGGAGCCGGCGCCGGACCTGCCCGACCGCGGCGAGCCGATCCTCCTGCGCGGCGTCGTCGACCGCATCGACGCCCACCGCGAGACCGGCGAGTTGGCGGTCCTCGACTACAAGACCGGCGCCCTGCCCACCGGCCGGGCCGTCGAGCGCCTGGACGAGCTGCAGATCATCCTCTACGCGGCGGCCGTCGAGTGCGGGGCGGTGGCCGCGGTCGCCGGCGGCCCCGTGGCGACCGGCGCCTACTACGGTGTGCACGCCGACGGCCAGGGGCCGCCGCCGCGCCCGCACCTGCCCGCCGACGAAGCGGGCCGCCGTCTGCTGGCCCGCGGCGGCGCCGAGCTGGTGCGCCTCGCCCTCGGCGCGGCCGACCCGGACGGCGCCTTCCCGCTCCTGCCCCGGGAGTGGGCGGGGCAGGGTCCGGCCGCCCTGCCCTGCGCCACGTGCGACTTCCGCGGCGTGTGCCGGATCGAGGAGCTCGTCGTCCCGGCGGCGACGGCGCGCAAGCTCGACAAGCTCGTCAACCGCAAGGATCCG